From the Paenibacillus tianjinensis genome, the window AGGCTATCAGCTGGTGACTCAGTCCGATCCTGGCCGTATTGTCGTTCTTGATGCCAACCGTCCGATCCATATGGTCGAGCAGGACATCGTGCATACGCTGAAGGAGCGGATATTAAAGGGTTTTTAAGGCATATTGTCTAATATATCTTAAGTGGGCAGCATTATAGGTGAGTTATCTAACCAAACTTTTAGGAGGAATGCGAAGATGAAGCTAATCATTGCTATTATCCAGGACAAAGACAGTAACCGGTTGTCCAGTGAACTCGTCAAAGCCAATTTCCGTGCCACTAAACTGGCCAGTACAGGCGGATTCCTGCGGGCAGGCAATACAACATTTCTGATTGGTGTAGATGATAGCCAGGTTGAACCCGTGCTGAGTGTTATCCGCAATAGCTGTAAGGTGCGCGAGCAGCTGGTTACCCCGGTTACTCCGATGAGTGGTACGACGGATTCCTATTTGCCGCTTCCTGTAGAGGTCCAGGTGGGTGGAGCTACAGTATTTGTACTGCCTGTCGATCGTTTTGAGCATTACTGAGCATACTAGAGTAAACGATAAGGGCGGTAGATACTTTGAAGATTAACCCGGGCTACAGGCCCTTAAAAAGTGAACTCCCGAACGCTGATGCGGAACGCAGGCCTATCCAGCAGAAGACGTTTAGCGATGTTTTTCAGCAGCAGGGACAGCAGAAAACCATTGATGAATTGAACCGCCAGATTAAAGATATTCAGCAGCAGGGCGATCGGCTGGCCAAATCAATGACCGTCCGTGAGCTTGCGATATACAGAAATCTTATTAAACGTTTTCTGGAAGAGACTGCGCGGCGCGGCGTTATCCTCAAGGAGACAAAGGGCTGGGACCGCCGTGGCCGAGGCAAACGTTACAAGCTGCTGGAGGAGATTGACGCGGCACTCTTGAATTTGGCCGATGAGCTGCTGGAGAGCGAGCAGGGCCGGATTGATCTGCTGGGCCGGGTTGGAGAAATCCGCGGTATGCTGATTAACCTTTCTTTCTAAAAGAAGTTGGAGGAATTTATGCCTTTTCATGATATATTAAGCCAGGAGGATGCCAAACGCCTGCTGCAGAATGCACTGCGCAAGGATGCAGTCAGTCATGCGTATTTGTTCACCGGCCCAGCCGGAAGCGGACAGATGTCAACTGCACTCATGTTTGCCCAGGCGATATTTTGCACAAAGCTTAAGGATGATGCCTGCGGGGAGTGCTTGGAATGCCGCAAGGTAGAGCATGGCAACCATCCGGATCTGACTTTACTGAAGCCTGACGGGGCAAGTATTAAGATCGATCAGATCCGTGAGCTGCAGCGTGTTTTTTCCTACCGGTCTGAAGGAGTTAATCCGAAGGTTTACATTATAGAGGGAGCGGACAAAATGACGGTGCAGGCCGCCAACAGTCTGCTTAAATTTTTGGAAGAGCCGCCTGCTCCGGCAGTCGGTATTCTGATCTCCGATAATAGCAGTTCCCTGCTTCCAACCATCCAGTCGAGAACCCAGCGTATCCCTTTCAGCCCGCTGCATCCTGATATTATGCTTCAGGCTTTGTCGGGGGAGGGGGTTCCGGTACCCCTGGCACGGTGTGCAGTATCACTGACTTCAGGGCTCGATGGGTGCAGGGAACTTTTGGCACAGAATTGGTTTGCAGAAATGAGAAATCTAGTGTTACAATTAGCAAAGGAGTCTATGGGCAAAGGCAGCTCTGCAGTGGCAACAGCCGGACAGAAGCTGTTCAAGACCGGGCTCGGTGAACATTTGGATACTCTTTTCAGCATGTTCCATCTTTGGTTTAAAGATATGCTCTACTTCCTGTACCGAAGACACGAAAGCATCGTTTTCATAGATCAGTTAGACTTTATTTCCAGACATGCCCGTCAGCGGAGTACGGAGCAATGGGTGGCTTATATGGAATTCGCAGCGGAGAGTAGTCGCAGGCTCCGTTCTAATGCTAACGCCCAATTGTGTCTGGAGCAGTTTTTAATCCGATTGGAAAGTTAAAGACTTAGTTGTGATATCATCCTCCGGATCAACGCTTCAGCCTGGAAGTATGGGTTTAACGGATAAGGAAGGACAAGCATCGATCACCAGGGAGCGGATTTGCTTAAGGGTTCCTTTTACCGGCAAACAAGGGGGTTAATTTTTGTACAGCGTAGTAGGCGTCCGCTTTAAAAAAGCGGGTAAAATATATTATTTCGATCCACTTGATTTCCCGATTGAACGTGATCAATGCGTTATTGTGGAGACAGCAAGAGGGGTAGAATACGGTAGAGTTGTCGTTGGCAAAAAAGAGGTGCAGGAAGCCGATGTTGTATTACCT encodes:
- a CDS encoding cyclic-di-AMP receptor; amino-acid sequence: MKLIIAIIQDKDSNRLSSELVKANFRATKLASTGGFLRAGNTTFLIGVDDSQVEPVLSVIRNSCKVREQLVTPVTPMSGTTDSYLPLPVEVQVGGATVFVLPVDRFEHY
- the holB gene encoding DNA polymerase III subunit delta' gives rise to the protein MPFHDILSQEDAKRLLQNALRKDAVSHAYLFTGPAGSGQMSTALMFAQAIFCTKLKDDACGECLECRKVEHGNHPDLTLLKPDGASIKIDQIRELQRVFSYRSEGVNPKVYIIEGADKMTVQAANSLLKFLEEPPAPAVGILISDNSSSLLPTIQSRTQRIPFSPLHPDIMLQALSGEGVPVPLARCAVSLTSGLDGCRELLAQNWFAEMRNLVLQLAKESMGKGSSAVATAGQKLFKTGLGEHLDTLFSMFHLWFKDMLYFLYRRHESIVFIDQLDFISRHARQRSTEQWVAYMEFAAESSRRLRSNANAQLCLEQFLIRLES
- a CDS encoding YaaR family protein, which codes for MKINPGYRPLKSELPNADAERRPIQQKTFSDVFQQQGQQKTIDELNRQIKDIQQQGDRLAKSMTVRELAIYRNLIKRFLEETARRGVILKETKGWDRRGRGKRYKLLEEIDAALLNLADELLESEQGRIDLLGRVGEIRGMLINLSF